Within the Marinitoga litoralis genome, the region TCTTGGACGGATTTTTCAACATCTCCAACGATTTCACCTTTAACTACATTTATACCAACATCTATTATAATAGAATTCTTTTTCACCATATCTTTCTTAATAAAATTTGGATGGCCTACTGCAGCTACAACAATATCAGAATTTAATATTATTTCTTTTAAATTTTTAGTATGACTATGACATATAGTTACAGTAGCATTATTCTCTTTACCGGCTAACATTATAGAAACTGGTTTCCCCACTATTATACTTCTACCTATTACCGAAACTGTTTTACCATCAACATTTGTAGAATTTTGTAAAATTCTAACTACAGAATCTGCAGTACATGGTTTTACCAAAGATTTTTCATATATTAAATTTCCCAAATTAAATGGTGTTATCCCTTCCACATCTTTCTTATAATCAATATAGACAGATATCTCATATGGATCAAAAGGTAATGGTTGAGCTAAAAATATTCCATTTACGTTTTTATCTTCATTTAACATTTTTATGGTTCTTATTAATTCATCTTTTGATTTTGTTTTGATTAATTCAAAATCTACATTTAGACTTTTTGATAATTTTTTTTGTGATTTCAAATAAGCAAGTGTGGCTTTGTCTGGTTCCAAAGCCACACTAACTAGTTTTATTTTATTTTCTTTAGTTATTTTTAAAATATTATTTTTTATGCTTTTTGCTAATTCATCTACTGAAATAATCATATTATACACCTCAGAATAACCCTGTTATATTACCTTTAGCATCAACATCTATTTTTTCAGCGTTTGAATGTTTAGGTAATCCTGGCATTCTCATAATCTCTCCGGCTAATGCAACAATGAATCCAGCACCAGCTGATAATTCAAAATCTCTAATTGTAAAATTATAATTTGATGGAGCTCCTAATTTCTTAGGGTCATCAGATATGGAATATTGGGTTTTAGCTACAATTACAGGTAAATGATCATACCCATATTTCTTTAAGAATTTTATTTTACTTCTAGCTGCCATTTCATAATCAACATGTTTAGCACGATATATTTCTTTAGCTAATTTCATTATTTTAACTTCTAATGGATCATGCCAATTGTATATTGTATTTAATTCACTCTTTATTTCTGTAGCTTTTATTACTTTTTCTGCTAAATCTAATGCTCCTTCAGAACCTTTATAATATGCTTCGTTTATAGATATAGGAACATTCATATTTTCTACAAAATCTACTACGTAGTTTATCTCGGCATCTGTATCTGTATCAAATTTATTTAAAGCAACTACTATTGGAATACCAAATTTTTGTAAGTTTTCAATATGAACTCTTAAGTTTACAATACCATTTCTTAAAGCATCCAAATTTTCTTCATCAAATTCTTTTGCTCCACCATTATATTTTAATGCTCTAATAGTAGCAACTAAAACAATAGCATCTGGTTTAAACCCTGCTGTCGGAGAAACAAAATCAAGAAATTTTTCTGCACCTAAATCTGCCCCAAAACCACTTTCAGTAACAACATAATCAGATAATTTCAAAGCCATTTTTGTTGTAATTAATGAATTTGTACCATGAGCTATATTAGCAAATGGCCCTCCGTGAATAAATGCAGGTGTATTTTCTATTGTTTGTACTAAATTAGGATCTAATGCATTTTTCAATACAGCAGCTAAAGCACCTTCAATTTTCAAATCTCCTATTGTTACAGGTTTCCCTTTTCTTGTTCTTGCTACAACTATATTTTGCAATCTTCTTTTTAAATCTGGAATATCATCTGCTAAACATAATACTGCCATTATTTCAGAAGCAGCAGTGATAATAAATCCATCTTCTCTTGGGTTCCCGTTAGCATGCCCTCCAAGAGAAACTACAATTTCTCTAAGAGCTCTATCATTCATATCCATAGCTCTTTTCCAATATACTCTTGTTGAATCTATATCTAATTCATTTCCATATTTAATATGAGCGTCAATAACTGCTGATACTAGATTATGAGCTGTAGTGACAGCATGAATATCCCCTGTGAAATGTAAATTTATATCTTCCATTGGAAGAACTTGGGAATAACCACCACCTGCTGCACCACCTTTTACACCCATTACAGG harbors:
- a CDS encoding bifunctional 5,10-methylenetetrahydrofolate dehydrogenase/5,10-methenyltetrahydrofolate cyclohydrolase, with translation MIISVDELAKSIKNNILKITKENKIKLVSVALEPDKATLAYLKSQKKLSKSLNVDFELIKTKSKDELIRTIKMLNEDKNVNGIFLAQPLPFDPYEISVYIDYKKDVEGITPFNLGNLIYEKSLVKPCTADSVVRILQNSTNVDGKTVSVIGRSIIVGKPVSIMLAGKENNATVTICHSHTKNLKEIILNSDIVVAAVGHPNFIKKDMVKKNSIIIDVGINVVKGEIVGDVEKSVQEIAYVTEVPGGVGEITSLILLENLTKLYTIQN
- a CDS encoding formate--tetrahydrofolate ligase, coding for MLNDIEIAKSAKMEKIIKIAEKINIKEEYVHQCGNHIAKVSHHYLKELNNKDNGKLILVTAINPTPAGEGKTTTSIGLSMAINKLGKKSIVALREPSLGPVMGVKGGAAGGGYSQVLPMEDINLHFTGDIHAVTTAHNLVSAVIDAHIKYGNELDIDSTRVYWKRAMDMNDRALREIVVSLGGHANGNPREDGFIITAASEIMAVLCLADDIPDLKRRLQNIVVARTRKGKPVTIGDLKIEGALAAVLKNALDPNLVQTIENTPAFIHGGPFANIAHGTNSLITTKMALKLSDYVVTESGFGADLGAEKFLDFVSPTAGFKPDAIVLVATIRALKYNGGAKEFDEENLDALRNGIVNLRVHIENLQKFGIPIVVALNKFDTDTDAEINYVVDFVENMNVPISINEAYYKGSEGALDLAEKVIKATEIKSELNTIYNWHDPLEVKIMKLAKEIYRAKHVDYEMAARSKIKFLKKYGYDHLPVIVAKTQYSISDDPKKLGAPSNYNFTIRDFELSAGAGFIVALAGEIMRMPGLPKHSNAEKIDVDAKGNITGLF